In Choristoneura fumiferana chromosome 27, NRCan_CFum_1, whole genome shotgun sequence, the sequence NNNNNNNNNNNNNNNNNNNNNNNNNNNNNNNNNNNNNNNNNNNNNNNNNNNNNNNNNNNNNNNNNNNNNNNNNNNNNNNNNNNNNNNNNNNNNNNNNNNNNNNNNNNNNNNNNNNNNNNNNNNNNNNNNNNNNNNNNNNNNNNNNNNNNNNNNNNNNNNNNNNNNNNNNNNNNNNNNNNNNNNNNNNNNNNNNNNNNNNNNNNNNNNNNNNNNNNNNNNNNNNNNNNNNNNNNNNNNNNNNNNNNNNNNNNNNNNNNNNNNNNNNNNNNNNNNNNNNNNNNNNNNNNNNNNNNNNNNNNNNNNNNNNNNNNNNNNNNNNNNNNNNNNNNNNNNNNNNNNNNNNNNNNNNNNNNNNNNNNNNNNNNNNNNNNNNNNNNNNNNNNNNNNNNNNNNNNNNNNNNNNNNNNNNNNNNNNNNNNNNNNNNNNNNNNNNNNNNNNNNNNNNNNNNNNNNNNNNNNNNNNNNNNNNNNNNNNNNNNNNNNNNNNNNNNNNNNNNNNNNNNNNNNNNNNNNNNNNNNNNNNNNNNNNNNNNNNNNNNNNNNNNNNNNNNNNNNNNNNNNNNNNNNNNNNNNNNNNNNNNNNNNNNNNNNNNNNNNNNNNNNNNNNNNNNNNNNNNNNNNNNNNNNNNNNNNNNNNNNNNNNNNNNNNNNNNNNNNNNNNNNNNNNNNNNNNNNNNNNNNNNNNNNNNNNNNNNNNNNNNNNNNNNNNNNNNNNNNNNNNNNNNNNNNNNNNNNNNNNNNNNNNNNNNNNNNNNNNNNNNNNNNNNNNNNNNNNNNNNNNNNNNNNNNNNNNNNNNNNNNNNNNNNNNNNNNNNNNNNNNNNNNNNNNNNNNNNNNNNNNNNNNNNNNNNNNNNNNNNNNNNNNNNNNNNNNNNNNNNNNNNNNNNNNNNNNNNNNNNNNNNNNNNNNNNNNNNNNNNNNNNNNNNNNNNNNNNNNNNNNNNNNNNNNNNNNNNNNNNNNNNNNNNNNNNNNNNNNNNNNNNNNNNNNNNNNNNNNNNNNNNNNNNNNNNNNNNNNNNNNNNNNNNNNNNNNNNNNNNNNNNNNNNNNNNNNNNNNNNNNNNNNNNNNNNNNNNNNNNNNNNNNNNNNNNNNNNNNNNNNNNNNNNNNNNNNNNNNNNNNNNNNNNNNNNNNNNNNNNNNNNNNNNNNNNNNNNNNNNNNNNNNNNNNNNNNNNNNNNNNNNNNNNNNNNNNNNNNNNNNNNNNNNNNNNNNNNNNNNNNNNNNNNNNNNNNNNNNNNNNNNNNNNNNNNNNNNNNNNNNNNNNNNNNNNNNNNNNNNNNNNNNNNNNNNNNNNNNNNNNNNNNNNNNNNNNNNNNNNNNNNNNNNNNNNNNNNNNNNNNNNNNNNNNNNNNNNNNNNNNNNNNNNNNNNNNNNNNNNNNNNNNNNNNNNNNNNNNNNNNNNNNNNNNNNNNNNNNNNNNNNNNNNNNNNNNNNNNNNNNNNNNNNNNNNNNNNNNNNNNNNNNNNNNNNNNNNNNNNNNNNNNNNNNNNNNNNNNNNNNNNNNNNNNNNNNNNNNNNNNNNNNNNNNNNNNNNNNNNNNNNNNNNNNNNNNNNNNNNNNNNNNNNNNNNNNNNNNNNNNNNNNNNNNNNNNNNNNNNNNNNNNNNNNNNNNNNNNNNNNNNNNNNNNNNNNNNNNNNNNNNNNNNNNNNNNNNNNNNNNNNNNNNNNNNNNNNNNNNNNNNNNNNNNNNNNNNNNNNNNNNNNNNNNNNNNNNNNNNNNNNNNNNNNNNNNNNNNNNNNNNNNNNNNNNNNNNNNNNNNNNNNNNNNNNNNNNNNNNNNNNNNNNNNNNNNNNNNNNNNNNNNNNNNNNNNNNNNNNNNNNNNNNNNNNNNNNNNNNNNNNNNNNNNNNNNNNNNNNNNNNNNNNNNNNNNNNNNNNNNNNNNNNNNNNNNNNNNNNNNNNNNNNNNNNNNNNNNNNNNNNNNNNNNNNNNNNNNNNNNNNNNNNNNNNNNNNNNNNNNNNNNNNNNNNNNNNNNNNNNNNNNNNNNNNNNNNNNNNNNNNNNNNNNNNNNNNNNNNNNNNNNNNNNNNNNNNNNNNNNNNNNNNNNNNNNNNNNNNNNNNNNNNNNNNNNNNNNNNNNNNNNNNNNNNNNNNNNNNNNNNNNNNNNNNNNNNNNNNNNNNNNNNNNNNNNNNNNNNNNNNNNNNNNNNNNNNNNNNNNNNNNNNNNNNNNNNNNNNNNNNNNNNNNNNNNNNNNNNNNNNNCtgcaggtaaaaaaaaactctttataaataaataatgccgCGTATAACCAAATTTATTCACCAAATAATTTACAACAACAGCTTCTCCAGTTCCACCAATATGTTCGTTATCAACTTAATAAGACCACCCAACAACCCCGAACTATCCGTCAACCCTGTCAACAATCCAACAACCAAATTCAACACCTGAGAAACCAACCCCATTAACAACCCTGGCGCAGCCAACACATTTGATCTAAACAGTGATATCAATACACTgatatacaaaaacaaaacagaagcGAGGTCGGTCAGAGTTGGCGTATAGCAGAGGCAAGGTGCAACCGAAGTAGGGAAGAATAGCTGGGGTGAGATTTTGGACAATGTTGGACAAGTTGTTGAGGTTGTTGATGAGATTAATGAGGAAAGGTATGAGGAGGGCTGCTAATTGGTTGGCGACGGGTAGAACTGTGGCTATTTCGTCGAAGGCTAACCGAAGTGCTGTGACTGAGTAGGCCGGTATCATAGCTTCGCCGCTTGGTACCTGGAATTTAACATGTTCTTGTGACATTGGTTtatttctatcatcatcattatgcaAGAATCAGGGCTCTAAAtggttaatttattgtttaatcTTAAGTTGATTAGCCTCCAGAGttctgattttttttgtcaaatttag encodes:
- the LOC141443525 gene encoding uncharacterized protein translates to MNWRYLLAAFAVVLVVPSGEAMIPAYSVTALRLAFDEIATVLPVANQLAALLIPFLINLINNLNNLSNIVQNLTPAILPYFGCTLPLLYANSDRPRFCFVFVYQCIDITV